From Micromonospora echinospora, one genomic window encodes:
- a CDS encoding aspartate-semialdehyde dehydrogenase → MRIGIVGATGQVGGVMRQVLAERRFPVDELRLFASARSAGRTLPWGDGEITVEDATTADYRGLDVALFSAGKGTSKELAPRVAEAGAVVIDNSSAYRMDPDVPLVVAEVNPHAAAVRPKGIIANPNCTTMAAMPVLRPLHAEAELVSLVVATYQAVSGAGLAGVAELDEQVRKVAGEATGLAYDGSAVDFPAPRVFADTIAFNVLPLAGSLVDDGSGETDEEQKLRNESRKILEIPGLKVAGTCVRVPVFTGHSLQVHARFARPITPQRARELLADAPGVALADVPTPLRAAGQDPTYVGRIRADETVEHGLSFFCSNDNLRKGAALNTVQIAELIAAESH, encoded by the coding sequence ATGAGGATCGGCATTGTGGGGGCCACCGGCCAGGTCGGTGGCGTCATGCGGCAGGTGTTGGCGGAGCGGCGTTTCCCGGTGGACGAGCTGCGGCTCTTCGCCTCGGCCCGGTCGGCGGGGCGGACCCTGCCGTGGGGCGACGGCGAGATCACCGTGGAGGACGCGACCACCGCCGACTACCGGGGACTGGACGTCGCGCTCTTCTCGGCCGGCAAGGGCACCTCGAAGGAACTCGCCCCCCGGGTCGCCGAGGCCGGTGCCGTGGTGATCGACAACTCCTCGGCGTACCGGATGGACCCGGACGTCCCGCTGGTCGTGGCCGAGGTCAACCCGCACGCCGCCGCCGTCCGCCCGAAGGGCATCATCGCCAACCCCAACTGCACCACGATGGCCGCGATGCCGGTGCTGCGTCCGCTGCACGCCGAGGCCGAACTGGTCAGCCTGGTCGTCGCCACCTACCAGGCGGTCTCCGGCGCGGGCCTGGCCGGCGTGGCAGAGCTGGACGAGCAGGTCCGCAAGGTGGCCGGCGAGGCGACCGGGCTGGCCTACGACGGCAGCGCCGTGGACTTCCCCGCGCCGCGCGTCTTCGCCGACACGATCGCCTTCAACGTGCTCCCGCTCGCCGGGTCGCTCGTCGACGACGGGTCCGGCGAAACCGACGAGGAGCAGAAGCTGCGCAACGAGAGCCGCAAGATCCTTGAGATCCCGGGTCTGAAGGTCGCCGGCACCTGCGTCCGGGTGCCCGTCTTCACCGGCCACTCGTTGCAGGTCCACGCGCGCTTCGCCCGGCCGATCACCCCGCAGCGGGCCCGTGAGCTGCTCGCCGATGCCCCGGGGGTGGCGCTCGCCGACGTGCCGACCCCGCTGCGGGCCGCCGGTCAGGACCCGACGTACGTGGGCCGGATCCGGGCCGACGAGACCGTCGAGCACGGGCTGTCGTTCTTCTGCTCGAACGACAACCTGCGCAAGGGCGCGGCACTGAACACGGTCCAGATCGCCGAGCTGATCGCCGCCGAAAGCCACTGA
- a CDS encoding PPOX class F420-dependent oxidoreductase: MTDAEREDKLIDTIAAHSLGVLATIRRDGSPQQSTVVYSFDRAERLIRVSVTGTRAKTANLRRDPRASFHVSSGDGWTYTAAQVRGELTPVATDPYDEVVEELVGLYRAVRGEHPDWDDYRRAMVQQGRMVLRLRVERVVGIPAGD; encoded by the coding sequence GTGACGGACGCCGAACGCGAGGACAAGCTGATCGACACCATCGCCGCCCACTCGCTGGGGGTGCTGGCCACGATCCGGCGGGACGGTAGTCCCCAGCAGTCCACCGTGGTCTACAGCTTCGACCGGGCGGAGCGGCTGATCCGCGTCTCGGTGACCGGCACCCGGGCCAAGACGGCGAACCTGCGTCGCGACCCCCGGGCCAGCTTCCACGTCAGCAGCGGAGACGGGTGGACGTACACGGCGGCCCAGGTCCGGGGCGAGTTGACGCCGGTGGCCACCGATCCGTACGACGAGGTGGTCGAGGAACTGGTCGGGCTCTACCGCGCGGTGCGCGGCGAACACCCGGACTGGGACGACTACCGGCGGGCGATGGTGCAGCAGGGCCGGATGGTGCTGCGGCTGCGCGTCGAGCGGGTCGTCGGCATCCCCGCCGGGGACTGA
- a CDS encoding CBS domain-containing protein, which yields MTTVGEFMTTRLVTMDANDTLTAAAQEMRDSAIGDVVVTDGDDVVGIVTDRDITVRGVAAQRDPDRTTLRQITSTDLVTVSQYDDAVAAADLMRTYAVRRLPVMDGGRLIGLVSIGDLAVEREPQSVLANISADDPNN from the coding sequence ATGACTACCGTCGGAGAATTCATGACGACCCGTCTGGTGACCATGGACGCGAACGACACGCTCACCGCGGCGGCCCAGGAGATGCGGGACAGCGCCATCGGGGACGTGGTGGTGACCGACGGCGACGACGTGGTCGGCATCGTTACAGACCGGGACATCACGGTACGCGGGGTGGCCGCACAGCGGGACCCGGACCGCACCACGCTGCGCCAGATCACCAGCACCGACCTGGTCACGGTCAGCCAGTACGACGACGCGGTGGCCGCCGCCGACCTGATGCGGACGTACGCCGTACGTCGGCTGCCGGTGATGGACGGCGGGCGGCTGATCGGCCTGGTCTCCATCGGTGACCTCGCGGTCGAGCGCGAGCCGCAGTCCGTACTGGCCAACATCAGCGCGGACGACCCGAACAACTGA
- a CDS encoding SCP2 sterol-binding domain-containing protein translates to MADAITRFFEDLDRRGFEPLLEKASGTVRFDLSEGARTTHWLLAIERGRLRVDQEDREADTVIGTSPLLFEQIVTGREDGIAALLRGDLTVSGDRRLLVQVERIFPSPPGSRGPQRVGAREAS, encoded by the coding sequence ATGGCGGACGCGATCACTCGATTCTTCGAGGACCTGGATCGGCGGGGATTCGAGCCGCTGCTGGAGAAGGCGTCCGGGACGGTCCGTTTCGACCTGAGCGAAGGAGCACGGACGACGCACTGGCTGCTCGCCATCGAGCGGGGGCGGCTGCGGGTCGACCAGGAGGACCGGGAGGCGGACACGGTCATCGGGACCAGCCCGCTCCTGTTCGAGCAGATCGTCACCGGGCGGGAGGACGGGATCGCGGCGCTGTTGCGCGGCGACCTGACCGTCTCCGGTGACCGCCGGCTGCTGGTGCAGGTGGAGCGGATCTTTCCGAGCCCGCCGGGCAGCCGGGGGCCGCAGCGGGTCGGCGCGAGGGAGGCGTCCTGA
- a CDS encoding glycogen debranching N-terminal domain-containing protein, whose product MGQSNMIRILDGNTFVVCEDTGDIEATPTEPTGLFFSDTRYLSTWVLTLNGERLNALSYDDLQYYEARFFLVPGTATHYTDAKLSIIRERAVGGSFREELTVLNHDEQPVELEIRIEAASDFADLFQVKDEILNKKGELYTDVQPDQLRLGYRRGNFNRETAITSSETARFDARGLTYSVRLEPNEQWHTRIEVHTRILGPGGRDIRFGARAHGDDRLALQHDLQEWIARAPKVNCEWETLARTYQRSLVDLAALRFVPTSVPGALPAAGLPWFMTMFGRDSILTCLQTLPFTPELSRTTLRVLATLQGSRFDDFRDEDPGRIMHEMRYGETAAFEEQPHSPYYGSVDATPLFVVLLDEYEQWTGDADLVRELERESRAALRWIDDYADLVGNGYIWYERRNTDTGLENQCWKDSWDSISYRDGRLPGFPRATCEVQGYAYDAKMRAARLAREFWNDPGYADQLEREAADLKERFNREWWVEDGEYYAIALDVEGRQVDTLSSNIGHLLWSGIVDTDRAAKVAEHLVGPRLFSGWGVRTLAEGEARYNPIGYHNGTIWPFDNSFIAWGLRRYGFAEEAAQVADGIIAASGYFDGRLPEAFGGYHRDLTKFPVEYPTACSPQAWSTGTPLLLIRTMLGIEPHEGHLAVDPRLPVGMGRIEVLDIPGRWGKVDAFARGRLRVEHHPE is encoded by the coding sequence ATGGGACAGAGCAACATGATCCGGATCCTCGACGGAAACACCTTCGTGGTCTGCGAGGACACCGGCGACATCGAGGCGACGCCGACCGAGCCGACCGGTCTCTTCTTCAGTGACACGCGTTACCTCTCCACCTGGGTCCTGACGCTCAACGGGGAACGGCTCAACGCGCTCTCCTACGACGACCTCCAGTACTACGAGGCCCGGTTCTTCCTGGTGCCGGGGACGGCCACCCACTACACCGACGCGAAGCTGTCGATCATCCGGGAGCGGGCGGTCGGCGGCAGCTTCCGTGAGGAACTGACCGTCCTCAACCACGACGAGCAGCCGGTGGAACTGGAGATCCGCATCGAGGCGGCCTCGGACTTCGCCGACCTGTTCCAGGTCAAGGACGAGATCCTGAACAAGAAGGGCGAACTCTACACCGACGTGCAGCCCGACCAGCTCCGGCTGGGCTACCGGCGCGGCAACTTCAACCGGGAGACGGCGATCACGTCGTCCGAGACCGCCCGGTTCGACGCGCGGGGTCTGACGTACTCGGTGCGGTTGGAACCCAACGAGCAGTGGCACACCCGGATCGAGGTGCACACGCGCATCCTGGGTCCGGGCGGCCGGGACATACGGTTCGGCGCGCGGGCACACGGCGACGACCGGCTCGCGCTCCAGCACGACCTCCAGGAGTGGATCGCCCGGGCACCCAAGGTGAACTGCGAGTGGGAGACGCTCGCCCGGACGTACCAGCGGAGCCTCGTCGACCTGGCGGCGTTGCGGTTCGTGCCGACCTCCGTTCCCGGGGCGCTCCCCGCCGCCGGTCTGCCCTGGTTCATGACCATGTTCGGCCGGGACAGCATCCTGACCTGCCTCCAGACGTTGCCCTTCACCCCGGAGCTGTCCCGGACCACGCTGCGGGTCCTCGCCACGTTGCAGGGCAGCCGGTTCGACGACTTCCGGGACGAGGACCCCGGTCGGATCATGCACGAGATGCGGTACGGCGAGACGGCCGCGTTCGAGGAGCAGCCGCACTCGCCCTACTACGGCTCGGTGGACGCCACCCCGCTGTTCGTGGTGCTGCTCGACGAGTACGAGCAGTGGACCGGGGACGCCGACCTGGTCCGGGAACTGGAGCGGGAGAGCCGCGCCGCGCTGCGCTGGATCGACGACTACGCCGACCTGGTCGGCAACGGCTACATCTGGTACGAACGCCGCAACACCGACACAGGCCTGGAGAACCAGTGCTGGAAGGACTCCTGGGACTCCATCTCCTACCGCGACGGCCGGCTGCCCGGCTTCCCCCGGGCGACCTGCGAGGTGCAGGGCTACGCGTACGACGCGAAGATGCGTGCCGCCCGGCTGGCGCGGGAGTTCTGGAACGATCCCGGGTACGCCGACCAGCTGGAGCGGGAAGCCGCCGACCTGAAGGAACGCTTCAACCGCGAGTGGTGGGTCGAGGACGGCGAGTACTACGCCATCGCCCTGGACGTCGAGGGTCGGCAGGTCGACACGCTCAGCTCCAACATCGGGCACCTGCTGTGGAGCGGCATCGTCGACACCGACCGCGCCGCGAAGGTCGCGGAGCACCTGGTCGGCCCCCGGCTCTTCTCCGGCTGGGGCGTGCGCACCCTCGCCGAGGGGGAGGCCCGGTACAACCCGATCGGCTACCACAACGGCACGATCTGGCCGTTCGACAACTCGTTTATCGCCTGGGGCCTGCGCCGGTACGGCTTCGCCGAGGAGGCGGCCCAGGTCGCCGACGGCATCATCGCCGCGTCCGGCTACTTCGACGGGCGACTGCCGGAGGCGTTCGGCGGCTACCACCGGGACCTGACGAAGTTCCCGGTGGAGTACCCGACGGCGTGCTCCCCGCAGGCCTGGTCGACGGGGACCCCGTTGCTGCTGATCCGCACCATGCTCGGCATCGAGCCGCACGAGGGGCACCTCGCGGTGGATCCCCGGCTGCCGGTCGGCATGGGCCGCATCGAGGTACTGGACATTCCCGGTCGGTGGGGCAAGGTGGACGCCTTCGCCCGGGGCCGGCTGAGGGTGGAGCACCACCCGGAGTGA
- a CDS encoding lysophospholipid acyltransferase family protein, which produces MPELVYPPVIAAAKTMFRVLDLRITMEGVHHVPRAGGAVLAANHVSYLDFIFCGLGAQESKRLVRFMAKESVFTHKVSGPLMRGMRHISVNRDAGTGSYNQAVDALRRGEVVGVFPEATISRSFTVKSLKTGTVRMAKDAGVPVLPVALWGGQRLWTKGRPRTLTRRHVPITILIGEPIDPAAYQYAGKMNAELKARLVALVDRAQREYPEQPSGPDDAWWLPAHLGGTAPTPEEADILDGKSPRPAPTA; this is translated from the coding sequence ATGCCGGAACTCGTGTACCCGCCCGTGATCGCCGCCGCCAAGACGATGTTCCGGGTCCTCGACCTGCGCATCACCATGGAGGGCGTGCACCACGTGCCACGTGCCGGCGGGGCGGTGCTGGCCGCCAACCACGTCAGCTACCTCGACTTCATCTTCTGCGGCCTCGGCGCGCAGGAGTCGAAGCGGCTGGTCCGTTTCATGGCCAAGGAGTCGGTCTTCACGCACAAGGTCTCCGGCCCGCTGATGCGGGGCATGCGGCACATCTCGGTGAACCGGGACGCCGGGACCGGCTCGTACAACCAGGCCGTCGACGCGCTGCGGCGCGGCGAGGTGGTCGGCGTCTTCCCCGAAGCGACGATCAGCCGCTCGTTCACCGTGAAGAGCCTGAAGACCGGCACCGTCCGGATGGCCAAGGACGCCGGGGTGCCCGTCCTGCCGGTCGCGCTCTGGGGCGGGCAGCGGCTCTGGACCAAGGGCCGCCCGCGCACGCTCACCCGCCGGCACGTGCCGATCACCATCCTGATCGGCGAGCCGATCGACCCGGCCGCCTACCAGTACGCGGGGAAGATGAACGCCGAACTGAAGGCCCGGCTCGTCGCCCTGGTCGACCGGGCCCAGCGGGAGTACCCGGAGCAACCGTCCGGCCCGGACGACGCCTGGTGGCTGCCGGCGCACCTCGGCGGCACCGCGCCCACCCCGGAGGAGGCCGACATCCTGGACGGCAAGTCACCGCGCCCCGCCCCGACCGCCTGA
- a CDS encoding response regulator transcription factor, whose translation MDTDPVAGPVNRPVRVAIVDDHPVVVEGIRSWLAVEPRLTVVATGDDPDAVLRDAPDADVVLLDLRLHGRMAVDGVAGLSAAGRRVVVYSEHTDPATILAVLDAGAVAFLAKHEGREHCVATLLAAADDRPYVPPALAGAMVGDARPDRPALSDKEREALLLWFQSMSKASVARRMRISEHTVKQYVDRARIKYTRAGRPAATKSALLARAIEDGLIRPEEIGVYRSYASSDRPTP comes from the coding sequence ATGGACACGGACCCGGTGGCCGGCCCGGTGAACAGGCCGGTGCGCGTGGCGATCGTCGACGACCACCCCGTGGTGGTCGAGGGGATCCGGTCGTGGCTCGCCGTCGAGCCACGACTCACCGTGGTGGCCACCGGGGACGATCCCGACGCCGTGCTGCGCGACGCCCCGGACGCCGACGTGGTCCTGCTCGACCTGCGGCTGCACGGCCGGATGGCGGTGGACGGCGTCGCCGGGCTGAGCGCGGCGGGACGGCGGGTGGTGGTCTACTCCGAGCACACCGACCCGGCGACGATCCTCGCCGTGCTGGACGCCGGGGCGGTGGCGTTCCTCGCCAAACACGAGGGACGGGAGCACTGCGTGGCCACGTTGCTGGCGGCGGCGGACGACCGGCCGTACGTGCCGCCGGCGCTGGCCGGCGCGATGGTCGGCGACGCCCGCCCGGACCGGCCGGCCCTGTCCGACAAGGAACGGGAGGCGCTGCTGCTCTGGTTCCAGTCGATGTCGAAGGCGTCGGTGGCCCGCCGGATGCGGATCAGCGAACACACCGTCAAGCAGTACGTCGACCGGGCACGGATCAAGTACACCCGGGCCGGACGCCCGGCCGCCACCAAGTCGGCGCTGCTCGCTCGGGCCATAGAGGACGGCCTGATCCGTCCGGAGGAGATCGGCGTCTACCGGTCGTACGCGTCGTCCGACCGGCCGACCCCCTAA
- a CDS encoding sensor histidine kinase, producing MPAVVAPSSPVGAPDRPADAPVPASPAGEALNRVSTTLPIMLRLTCGLAGAVAALAVRTPPVEPVPLAVAVVVLTGWSVWFARSATRSGLTPGLIGVDVALTVVTCLFIPRLVAAEVLPGEVSWVAILASTSVIVAQLALRPHWAVPAGLLVAAAYALGAHRAGDDVEAVAHATTLVVQTASGTALAMVLRGSSRRADAAFVERQRVLREALIARTARETERRQNRDLHDTVLSTLTMVGLGAVRADSPLLRARAAADLRTLAAARSPADLDVDATDRGDATHPPVDGWLREVAGRFPELPMVVDLAPGVTAPAAVAAAVAESTAAALANVLRHAPGAAVRLRLSGLAGAVVVEVVDDGPGFDPTRVPAHRYGLRESIRGRMGSVGGRAVIDSAPGRGTRIRLEWPHAR from the coding sequence ATGCCGGCCGTCGTCGCCCCGTCCTCGCCGGTGGGTGCACCGGACCGTCCCGCCGACGCCCCGGTGCCGGCGAGCCCGGCCGGCGAGGCGCTGAACCGGGTCTCCACCACCCTGCCGATCATGCTCCGACTGACCTGCGGCCTCGCCGGGGCGGTCGCCGCCCTGGCGGTGCGCACCCCGCCGGTCGAGCCGGTGCCGCTGGCCGTCGCGGTCGTCGTCCTCACCGGCTGGTCGGTCTGGTTCGCCCGGTCGGCGACCCGGTCCGGGCTCACTCCCGGGCTGATCGGCGTGGATGTGGCGTTGACCGTGGTCACCTGCCTTTTCATCCCGCGCCTGGTCGCCGCCGAGGTGCTTCCCGGTGAGGTGAGCTGGGTGGCGATCCTCGCCAGCACCTCGGTGATCGTCGCCCAGCTCGCGCTGCGTCCCCACTGGGCGGTGCCCGCCGGGCTGCTGGTCGCCGCCGCGTACGCCCTCGGGGCGCATCGTGCCGGCGACGACGTGGAGGCCGTCGCGCACGCCACCACCCTCGTCGTACAGACCGCCTCGGGCACCGCCCTCGCCATGGTGCTGCGCGGCAGCAGCCGACGGGCGGACGCGGCGTTCGTCGAGCGGCAGCGCGTCCTGCGGGAGGCGTTGATCGCCCGGACCGCGCGGGAGACGGAGCGGCGGCAGAACCGGGACCTGCACGACACGGTGCTCTCCACGCTGACCATGGTGGGTCTGGGCGCGGTCCGCGCCGACTCCCCGCTGCTGCGCGCACGGGCCGCCGCGGACCTGCGTACCCTCGCCGCCGCCCGGAGCCCGGCGGACCTGGACGTCGACGCGACCGACCGGGGCGACGCGACCCACCCGCCGGTGGACGGGTGGCTGCGCGAGGTGGCCGGTCGTTTCCCGGAACTGCCGATGGTCGTGGACCTCGCGCCGGGTGTCACGGCCCCGGCGGCGGTCGCCGCCGCGGTCGCGGAGAGCACCGCCGCCGCCCTGGCCAACGTGCTGCGGCACGCACCGGGCGCGGCGGTGCGGCTGCGCCTGTCCGGGCTCGCCGGCGCCGTCGTGGTCGAGGTGGTCGACGACGGACCGGGTTTCGACCCGACCCGGGTCCCGGCCCACCGGTACGGGCTGCGCGAGTCGATCCGGGGTCGGATGGGATCGGTGGGCGGACGGGCGGTAATCGACTCGGCTCCCGGACGGGGCACCCGGATCCGGCTGGAGTGGCCGCATGCGCGCTGA
- the yidD gene encoding membrane protein insertion efficiency factor YidD gives MFKVKSHGHGRKRKSRHLDGCDGCSGCDNCDGPDCCNFGLFSFLLTLGATTASAVRAPVVDRAGRAAILGYRRWLSHRWPGQCRFTPTCSAYGLTAVERHGLAVGGRMAADRLRRCRPGVRRGTHDPVR, from the coding sequence ATGTTCAAGGTCAAGAGCCACGGCCACGGCCGCAAACGGAAGAGCAGGCACCTCGACGGTTGCGACGGCTGCTCCGGTTGCGACAACTGCGACGGTCCGGACTGCTGCAACTTCGGCCTCTTCTCGTTCCTGCTGACCCTCGGGGCGACGACGGCCTCGGCGGTGCGCGCTCCGGTGGTGGACCGGGCGGGCCGGGCAGCGATCCTCGGCTACCGCCGCTGGCTGTCGCACCGCTGGCCCGGACAGTGCCGGTTCACGCCCACGTGCAGCGCGTACGGCCTCACCGCCGTCGAGCGGCACGGCCTCGCGGTGGGTGGTCGGATGGCGGCCGACCGCCTCCGCCGCTGCCGGCCGGGCGTCCGCCGGGGCACCCACGACCCGGTCCGCTGA
- a CDS encoding M23 family metallopeptidase yields the protein MRIRLASALSAGMMLAATFLFPASPASAAPSFRTPFPCHQTWSGETRTSHSPAYAIDFNRADDHGMPVKASAPGTVDIVANLGDTSYGRYVRINHGGGYTTYYAHLSGFNVSVGQSVGYSTTIGYVGNSGGSSGSHLHYEQRLNGSDIMVRFSGNLAHYWGTTNYTRTAGC from the coding sequence ATGCGGATCCGTCTGGCGAGTGCCCTCAGCGCCGGCATGATGCTGGCTGCGACGTTCCTGTTCCCGGCGTCACCGGCGTCGGCGGCCCCCTCCTTCCGGACGCCCTTCCCGTGCCACCAGACGTGGTCCGGGGAGACCCGGACCAGTCACAGCCCGGCCTACGCGATCGACTTCAACCGGGCCGACGACCACGGGATGCCGGTCAAGGCCAGCGCCCCGGGCACGGTCGACATCGTCGCCAACCTCGGTGACACCAGCTACGGCCGGTACGTGCGGATCAACCACGGGGGCGGCTACACCACCTACTACGCCCACCTGAGCGGCTTCAACGTCTCCGTCGGCCAGAGCGTCGGCTACAGCACCACCATCGGGTACGTGGGCAACAGCGGTGGCTCCAGCGGCTCGCACCTGCACTACGAGCAGCGGCTGAACGGCAGCGACATCATGGTGCGGTTCAGTGGCAACCTGGCGCACTACTGGGGGACGACGAACTACACCCGTACCGCCGGCTGCTGA
- a CDS encoding NlpC/P60 family protein, whose amino-acid sequence MSTARRIGAVTAAVVLGSTVAASAAHADFTFYRTSPHVGACWDKVTAYGGVYQVSNNLLNGTGSWHTARVLVNRPGVGVQSDQSYTAAPGEWKVGAIAHVAIVPNDDYLVHLDGVQVVGIPAHGIPYFMNHCKVKESPSVRVRQALSYGLAQLDSIYVGCAAGTYRFGTVPTSTLHHDGRVCGQSRVYKQPAGVKGYDCSGLIHEMFRHAGVYFPWASSSAMKSGIPQVAKSQIQVGDLLAKNGHVAVYLGDGDGDGVASVLEATPKWQNADGTWTGVVISSATNYLNSSEYTAHRVPGV is encoded by the coding sequence ATGTCGACAGCGCGTCGCATCGGTGCCGTCACGGCGGCCGTGGTGTTGGGCAGCACCGTGGCCGCGTCGGCCGCCCACGCGGACTTCACCTTCTATCGCACCAGCCCGCACGTCGGCGCCTGCTGGGACAAGGTCACCGCCTACGGCGGCGTCTACCAGGTGAGCAACAACCTGCTCAACGGCACGGGAAGCTGGCACACCGCCCGGGTCCTGGTCAACCGACCCGGGGTCGGCGTCCAGTCCGACCAGAGCTACACCGCCGCGCCCGGGGAGTGGAAGGTCGGTGCGATCGCCCACGTGGCCATCGTGCCGAACGACGACTACCTGGTGCACCTCGACGGCGTCCAGGTGGTCGGCATCCCGGCGCACGGCATCCCGTACTTCATGAACCACTGCAAGGTGAAGGAGTCGCCGTCGGTCAGGGTCCGGCAGGCGCTCAGCTACGGCCTGGCCCAGCTCGACTCGATCTACGTGGGCTGCGCCGCCGGGACGTACCGGTTCGGCACCGTACCCACCAGCACGCTCCACCACGATGGCCGGGTCTGCGGCCAGAGCCGGGTCTACAAGCAGCCCGCCGGGGTCAAGGGCTACGACTGCTCCGGCCTGATCCACGAGATGTTCCGGCACGCCGGGGTGTATTTCCCCTGGGCCAGTTCCAGCGCCATGAAGTCGGGCATCCCGCAGGTCGCCAAGTCGCAGATCCAGGTCGGCGACCTCCTCGCCAAGAACGGCCACGTCGCGGTCTACCTCGGCGACGGGGACGGCGACGGGGTGGCGTCGGTCCTGGAGGCGACCCCCAAGTGGCAGAACGCCGACGGCACCTGGACCGGTGTGGTGATCAGCAGTGCCACCAACTACCTGAACAGCTCGGAGTACACCGCCCACCGCGTCCCGGGGGTCTGA
- a CDS encoding TetR/AcrR family transcriptional regulator, which produces MTTPPPGLRERKKQATREALREAALRLAEERGPDKVRVEDIAEAAGVSPRTYNNYFASREQAIVSAVTADREALIAAAVAARPAGVRLADAVTQAVVEQYTDTGEREHKALLLITTQTALRDAFLDTTAGIEPPLAAVIAERLDDAGAHTARVLAASVAAAVRIALEGWLQPAGNTATPAESAAGGLVVPSGSLADQLRRALAPLAPAFDAAERRTQP; this is translated from the coding sequence GTGACGACACCACCACCAGGGCTGCGGGAGCGGAAGAAGCAGGCCACGCGCGAGGCGCTACGCGAGGCGGCCCTACGCCTGGCCGAGGAGCGCGGACCGGACAAGGTGCGGGTCGAGGACATCGCCGAAGCGGCCGGGGTCTCGCCGCGCACCTACAACAACTACTTCGCCAGCCGCGAGCAGGCGATCGTCTCTGCCGTCACCGCGGACCGGGAAGCGCTCATCGCGGCGGCGGTCGCGGCCCGGCCCGCAGGAGTACGCCTGGCTGACGCCGTCACCCAAGCAGTGGTCGAGCAGTACACGGACACTGGCGAGCGCGAACACAAGGCGCTGCTGCTGATCACCACCCAGACCGCGCTACGCGACGCGTTCCTCGATACCACCGCCGGCATCGAGCCCCCTCTCGCGGCCGTGATCGCCGAACGCCTGGACGACGCCGGAGCGCACACGGCCCGCGTCCTCGCGGCAAGCGTGGCCGCGGCAGTTCGCATCGCGCTGGAAGGGTGGCTCCAGCCCGCCGGGAACACAGCGACCCCCGCCGAGAGCGCCGCCGGAGGACTGGTCGTGCCCTCCGGCTCGCTGGCCGACCAGCTCCGCAGGGCGCTGGCCCCGCTCGCGCCCGCGTTCGACGCTGCCGAGCGACGCACCCAGCCGTGA
- a CDS encoding alpha/beta hydrolase, with protein MEPDVLGPPFERYTIELDPDDEGPVVATLVRCRAARPSRRAVLYVHGFVDYFFQTHLAEFWTDRGWDFYALDLRKYGRSLLPHQTPNYCRDLGDYFPELDAAATFVRTSDGHDTLLVMGHSTGGLLAAVWAAARRDAGLVDGLLLNSPFFDINAPWLVRRPLAAAVTRLGRGAPHRVLPFGLGTVYGECLHTDHRGEWRYDLSWKPLAGFPVRIGWLAAIRRAQRQLRAGLDIPVPVLVACSTRTFRRKRWHGSAMLADAVLDVAHMVRWAPRLGPQVTVARIDGGMHDLTLSGPAVREKVFAEIDRWVDAALVDAGR; from the coding sequence GTGGAACCGGACGTACTCGGACCGCCCTTCGAGCGGTACACGATCGAGCTGGACCCCGACGACGAAGGCCCGGTCGTCGCCACCCTGGTCCGCTGCCGGGCCGCCCGCCCGAGCCGGCGGGCCGTGCTCTACGTGCACGGGTTCGTCGACTACTTCTTCCAGACCCACCTGGCCGAGTTCTGGACCGACCGGGGCTGGGACTTCTACGCCCTCGACCTGCGCAAGTACGGCCGCAGCCTGTTGCCGCACCAGACCCCGAACTACTGCCGCGACCTGGGCGACTACTTCCCCGAACTGGACGCCGCCGCCACCTTCGTCCGCACCTCGGACGGCCACGACACGCTGCTGGTGATGGGCCACTCCACCGGCGGCCTGCTCGCCGCCGTCTGGGCAGCGGCGCGGCGTGACGCCGGCCTCGTCGACGGACTGCTGCTCAACAGCCCCTTCTTCGACATCAACGCGCCCTGGCTGGTCCGCCGGCCCCTCGCCGCCGCCGTGACCCGGCTCGGCCGTGGCGCGCCGCACCGCGTCCTCCCCTTCGGCCTGGGCACCGTGTACGGCGAGTGCCTGCACACCGACCACCGGGGCGAGTGGCGCTACGACCTGAGTTGGAAGCCGCTCGCCGGGTTCCCGGTCCGGATCGGCTGGCTGGCCGCGATCCGCCGGGCGCAACGGCAGCTCCGCGCCGGGCTGGACATCCCGGTGCCGGTGCTGGTGGCCTGCTCCACCCGCACCTTCCGGCGTAAGCGGTGGCACGGGTCGGCGATGCTCGCCGACGCCGTCCTGGACGTGGCGCACATGGTCCGCTGGGCACCCCGGCTCGGGCCCCAGGTGACCGTGGCCCGCATCGACGGCGGCATGCACGACCTGACGCTCTCCGGCCCCGCCGTACGCGAGAAGGTCTTCGCCGAGATCGACCGGTGGGTCGACGCGGCCCTCGTCGACGCCGGCCGCTGA